In Mastacembelus armatus chromosome 5, fMasArm1.2, whole genome shotgun sequence, a single genomic region encodes these proteins:
- the ccdc120b gene encoding coiled-coil domain-containing protein 120: protein MEVKGHLITSMGLGAPDVQGGQDSKLQAERITALQERKQALEALLNSRVGELKQVCLQEAELTGKLPRAFPLETGEKPPVVQRRAGLAPHTKAEDEAAQRKQMKAIFTGALYRHSESDRTIPNSKRTVHRGCHTEDTVMSESTSSMSDSTSHDNESSPSVAADQRSLSQPRLTVGSPDHRISRKLSPVEIYYEMRTRRNSVTSSVSPTHSLPRSASNVEGRSVPATPLLARTAPISVHVRSDVSGGNGLKQWSGSLDVPYMIPLAQEGSSSDRKGCPYSSRARRSNSSEALLDRSSLPDDHAPRNGMPPRGGPYKSSETLTDGKLRHIHLGSPERHVDGSVEQAKMRLSMGGRGAGGGYNELLMDYIWGKQQRMQVQHPLFQSTGRIWQDMSSPRSSTAAVPPHANGFSHSQVHLPTAAPPFSPMVLRGSQAELRRVKVTRTKSCGPFIPLQQHPQDAILLSAYESPLPASGTATSSIPNLHPYQTEVSGPSFSRRPPQFSLPTPEDSTRSLHKALALEGLRDWYLRNALGYPNAAPKGHEAGISRLSHPHPLVHQNQSFQGEAANLHRPQIPQSASFHGHPLHGRSMEFTLYQETPHSQMQDVTPKEPSADPGTLV, encoded by the exons ATGTTCAAGGCGGCCAGGACAGCAAGCTGCAGGCTGAGAGGATCACAGCTCTGCAAGAAAGGAAGCAGGCCCTGGAGGCTCTTCTCAACAGCAGAGTGGGGGAGCTCAAACAAGTCTGTTTGCAGGAAGCA GAGCTGACTGGAAAGTTGCCACGTGCTTTTCCCCTGGAGACGGGAGAGAAGCCGCCAGTGGTGCAGCGCAGAGCTGGCTTGGCGCCCCACACCAAGGCAGAG GATGAAGCTGCACAAAGAAAGCAGATGAAAGCCATTTTCACCGGTGCTCTGTACAGACACTCGGAGTCAGACAGAACTATCCCAAATAGCAAGAGGACAGTTCATCGGGGATGTCACACAG AGGACACTGTCATGTCAGAGAGCACGAGCTCCATGTCGGATTCAACATCCCATGACAATG AGTCTTCCCCCAGCGTGGCTGCTGACCAGCGCTCTCTGTCTCAGCCCCGGCTCACTGTGGGCAGCCCAGACCACAGAATCAGCAGGAAACTGTCTCCGGTCGAGATTTATTACGAGATGAGGACACGCCGCAACTCCGTCACAAGCTCTGTTAG CCCAACTCATTCTTTACCAAGAAGTGCATCTAACGTTGAAGGCAGGAGTGTTCCAGCGACTCCCCTCTTAGCACGAACCGCTCCAATTAGTGTTCatgtcag GTCAGATGTGTCAGGTGGTAATGGATTGAAGCAATGGTCTGGCAGTTTGGATGTGCCATACATGATCCCACTGGCTCAAgagggctcctcctctgatCGCAAAGGCTGCCCATACAGCTCCCGGGCGAGGCGCAGTAACAGCTCAGAGGCACTGCTGGATAGATCCAGCCTCCCTGATGATCATGCTCCCAGAAATGGGATGCCCCCAAGAGGAGGGCCATACAAGAGCTCAGAGACATTGACTGATGGAAAGTTGCGACATATTCACCTGGGCAGCCCCGAAAGACATGTGGATGGCTCTGTTGAACAGGCCAAAATGCGTCTGTCTATGGGTGGCAGGGGGGCTGGCGGAGGCTACAATGAGCTCTTAATGGACTATATTTGGGGAAAACAGCAGAGGATGCAGGTGCAGCACCCCCTGTTCCAGTCCACAGGCAGGATCTGGCAGGACATGTCCTCTCCTCGCTCCTCCACAGCAGCAGTGCCTCCCCATGCTAATGGCTTTTCTCATTCCCAGGTGCACCTTCCCACTGCTGCACCTCCCTTCAGCCCCATGGTCCTCCGAGGGTCCCAAGCCGAGCTGCGCAGGGTAAAGGTCACCAGAACCAAATCTTGTGGGCCCTTTATTCCTTTGCAGCAACATCCCCAGGATGCAATCCTTCTGTCTGCATATGAGTCTCCTCTTCCTGCCTCTGGCACAGCCACATCATCCATCCCCAACCTGCACCCCTACCAGACTGAGGTGTCTGGTCCCTCCTTTAGCCGCAGACCCCCCCAGTTTTCTCTCCCGACCCCAGAAGACTCAACCAGAAGCCTGCATAAAGCTCTGGCTCTGGAGGGACTGAGGGACTGGTACTTGAGGAACGCCCTTGGCTATCCTAATGCTGCCCCAAAAGGCCACGAGGCAGGGATCTCACGCctctcacacccacacccactgGTGCACCAGAACCAGTCTTTTCAAGGTGAAGCTGCCAACCTCCACAGGCCTCAGATACCGCAGTCAGCCAGCTTCCACGGTCATCCACTGCATGGGAG GTCAATGGAGTTCACTCTATACCAGGAGACGCCTCACTCACAGATGCAAGATGTGACCCCAAAGGAGCCCAGTGCAGACCCAGGCACGTTAGTCTGA